In the Heteronotia binoei isolate CCM8104 ecotype False Entrance Well chromosome 13, APGP_CSIRO_Hbin_v1, whole genome shotgun sequence genome, one interval contains:
- the NPFF gene encoding pro-FMRFamide-related neuropeptide FF, which translates to MEAARLLLVLTLLSGSLREGRGLDEGLGSQELFAEEPNANPERLLDWMQQENEEHVVQSPPEEHPLGSLLRSLLHAVQRPGRSPSFLFQPQRFGRDARSSPSNSGRINLRAWDSMAPQFLSMATPQRFGKKK; encoded by the exons ATGGAAGCCGCCCGCCTGTTGCTAGTACTGACTCTGCTCTCAGGAAGCCTCAGGGAAGGCCGAGGCCTTGATGAGGGACTCGGCTCCCAAGAGCTCTTCGCAGAGGAACCCAATGCAAATCCAGAGAgacttttggactggatg CAGCAAGAGAATGAGGAGCATGTGGTCCAGAGCCCCCCGGAAGAGCATCCGCTGGGCAGCCTTCTCCGTTCCCTGCTGCATGCTGTGCAGAGACCAGGGCGCAGCCCGTCCTTCCTATTCCAGCCTCAAAG GTTTGGCCGTGAcgccagaagcagccccagcaaTAGTGGTCGGATCAACCTCCGGGCTTGGGATTCCATGGCACCCCAGTTTCTGAGTATGGCTACGCCACAGCGCTTTGGCAAAAAAAAGTGA